The proteins below come from a single Panicum hallii strain FIL2 chromosome 7, PHallii_v3.1, whole genome shotgun sequence genomic window:
- the LOC112898883 gene encoding transcription factor bHLH112-like — MGDHAEMLHAAPAAVYSGAGAGAAPHGGGWWNAAVPAPTCSADLAGFGTWSAALAASYDIAVEGGKAKSATTASSESPGNNSSVTFQEPAGVADPAGIGAAVHQQQPLDAGYTDWTHPYMSSGTTLHGFLQDGHQDMSSRTEQQSPMAASSMMNPSSNNLALQGHHQEQDHHHQLLSSFGSELLLSPTSPYGFQSSSLLRSLMEPTATAAKPALPGFQQYDQYGQQMGQQASPAAARFAPGAIREPLQFTNDAPFWNSSAAGFGVPAAAVPDQARVRSVKPSPAPRAATLALKTALEGVGESSSIITTKKKANGEPAFKKPRLETPSPLPTFKVRKEKLGDRITALQQLVSPFGKTDTASVLHETIEYIKFLHDQVGALSAPYLKNGHQVHVPQLKSSSPEKSKDSHGEISLKGRGLCLVPISSTFAVASEVPVDFWTPFGANFR; from the exons ATGGGGGATCACGCCGAGATGTTGCATGCCGCTCCGGCCGCCGTGTacagcggcgccggcgccggcgccgcccctcATGGCGGCGGCTGGTGGAACGCGGCGGTGCCCGCGCCGACGTGCTCGGCGGACCTGGCCGGGTTCGGCACGTGGTCGGCCGCCCTGGCTGCTAGCTACGATATAGCGGTCGAGGGGGGCAAGGCCAAGAGCGCCACCACGGCCTCGTCGGAATCGCCAGGGAACAACAGCTCCGTGACCTTCCAAGAACCGGCCGGCGTCGCCGATCCGGCCGGCATCGGCGCCGCCGTGCACCAGCAGCAGCCTCTTGATGCTGGTTACACCGATTGGACACATCCCTACAT GAGCAGTGGAACTACTTTGCATGGGTTCCTGCAAGATGGCCACCAGGACATGAGCTCAAGAACTGAGCAGCAGAGCCCCATGGCCGCATCAAGCATGATGAACCCTTCATCGAATAACCTAGCCCTGCAAGGTCACCACCAAGAGCaggaccaccaccaccagctgcTGTCCAGCTTCGGATCCGAGCTGCTCCTGTCGCCGACCTCACCCTACGGCTTCCAGTCGTCGTCTCTGCTAAGAAGTCTCATGGagccgacggcgacggcggcgaagCCGGCTTTGCCGGGGTTCCAGCAGTATGATCAGTACGGCCAGCAGATGGGCCAGCAGGCGTCACCAGCAGCGGCGAGGTTCGCGCCAGGAGCTATCCGGGAGCCACTCCAGTTCACCAACGACGCGCCCTTCTGGAACTCTTCTGCTGCTGGGTTCGgtgtgccggcggcggcggtgcctgACCAAGCTAGAGTTCGTTCTGTCAAACCATCGCCGGCGCCGCGTGCAGCAACCCTTGCATTAAAG ACTGCGTTGGAAGGAGTAGGAGAGTCTAGCTCAATCATCACCACCAAGAAGAAGGCGAACGGCGAGCCGGCGTTCAAGAAGCCGAGGCTCGAGACGCCGTCGCCATTGCCAACCTTCAAG GTTAGGAAGGAGAAGCTAGGGGACAGGATCACTGCACTCCAACAACTAGTCTCTCCTTTTGGAAAG ACGGACACTGCATCGGTGCTCCATGAGACCatcgagtacatcaagttcctCCACGACCAAGTTGGT GCCCTTAGTGCTCCATACTTGAAGAACGGCCATCAAGTGCACGTGCCCCAGCTGAAG AGCTCAAGTCCCGAGAAGTCCAAGGACAGTCATGGCGAGATATCACTCAAGGGCCGGGGGCTGTGCCTGGTCCCGATATCCAGCACCTTCGCGGTGGCAAGCGAGGTGCCCGTCGACTTCTGGACTCCGTTTGGCGCCAACTTTAGGTAG
- the LOC112900236 gene encoding G-type lectin S-receptor-like serine/threonine-protein kinase At1g11330: MGMSSFPVFIFLLMVCLCQSDDRLTPAKPLLPGDVLISEGGAFAIGFFSLKNSTSSSYVGIWYNNIPERTYVWIANRDNPITANMPGKLVFTNSSDLVLLDSTGHTIWTTTNNFTAGDGETAAVLLDSGNLVIQSPNGTDIWESFHYPTDTIVPNVRFSLSSADVTKHLVAWKGPNNPSSSNFSMGGDTSSDLQIVIWNGTRPYWRRAAWGGEAVFGKFQRNSNFVMSQTIVDTGDGYHFTVNVPVGSPSVRLTLDYTGMLNFQRWNSSTSSWTIFEKFPSPTCDRYAFCGPFGYCDSTEYVPTCKCLDGYEPNGLNFSQGCQRKEELKCGNGESFLTLPTMKTPDKFLYIKNRTFDQCTAECSHNCSCTAYAYANLKNVNTTLDQTRCLVWMGELVDVEKFDSTFGENLYLRVPRSPVSKKSTVLKIIVPVMATFLLLFTCIWLVCKSRGKHQSKKVQKNLLCLNPSNELGNENLEFPLVSFEDIITATNNFSDYKMLGKGGFGKVYKGMLEGGKEVAIKRLSKGSMQGIEEFRNEVVLIAKLQHRNLVRLLGFCIHEDEKLLIYEFLSNKSLDAFLFDATRKSSLHWPTRFKIIKGVARGLLYLHQDSRLTIIHRDLKASNILLDIDMCPKISDFGMARIFCGSEQQANTTRVVGTYGYMSPEYAMEGSFSVKSDTYSFGVLLLETVSGLKISSPHLIMNFPNLIAYAWSLWRDGNAREFVDSSISESCSLQEVIRCIHLGLLCVQDHPNARPLMSSIVFMLENETTPLPTPNEPLYFTIRNYETDRSNEYIQTSLNNMSITTLEAR; this comes from the exons ATGGGCATGTCTTCCTTCCCTGTTTTCATCTTCCTGTTAATGGTTTGTTTATGCCAATCCGATGACAGGTTAACGCCTGCAAAACCACTCTTGCCTGGTGACGTGCTCATCTCAGAAGGTGGTGCCTTTGCTATCGGCTTTTTCTCCCTGAAAAACTCAACTTCGAGCTCATATGTCGGCATATGGTACAACAACATCCCTGAGCGCACATACGTGTGGATCGCCAACCGTGACAACCCAATCACAGCCAATATGCCTGGGAAGCTGGTTTTTACCAACAGTTCTGACCTTGTATTGTTAGACTCCACAGGCCACACTATCTGGACGACGACAAACAACTTCACCGCAGGAGACGGTGAAACTGCTGCAGTCCTGCTCGACTCGGGGAACTTGGTTATCCAGTCACCAAATGGCACTGACATATGGGAGAGCTTCCATTACCCGACCGACACCATCGTCCCTAATGTAAGATTTTCATTGAGCTCGGCTGATGTTACTAAGCACTTGGTTGCCTGGAAGGGGCCTAATAACCCGTCCAGCAGCAACTTCTCCATGGGTGGCGACACGAGCTCAGATCTCCAGATTGTCATTTGGAATGGGACAAGGCCATACTGGCGAAGAGCTGCATGGGGTGGTGAAGCGGTATTCGGCAAATTCCAGCGCAACTCCAACTTCGTAATGTCCCAAACAATAGTTGACACAGGGGATGGGTACCACTTCACAGTCAATGTCCCTGTTGGCTCACCAAGTGTACGCTTAACTCTTGATTACACAGGCATGTTAAATTTCCAAAGATGGAACAGCAGCACGTCCTCATGGACAATCTTCGAAAAATTCCCCAGTCCAACCTGTGACAGGTATGCCTTTTGTGGCCCGTTTGGCTACTGTGATAGCACTGAGTATGTTCCAACATGCAAGTGCCTCGATGGGTATGAGCCCAATGGTCTTAATTTTTCCCAAGGATGTCAGAGAAAGGAGGAGCTCAAATGTGGCAATGGAGAGAGTTTCTTGACCTTGCCCACCATGAAGACTCCTGACAAGTTCTTGTACATCAAGAACAGAACCTTCGACCAATGCACTGCAGAGTGCAGTCACAACTGCTCATGTACAGCATATGCTTATGCTAACCTGAAAAATGTTAACACAACGCTGGACCAGACAAGGTGCTTGGTTTGGATGGGGGAGCTTGTCGATGTAGAGAAGTTTGATAGCACTTTTGGTGAGAACCTGTATCTCCGTGTTCCCAGGTCACCAG TAAGCAAGAAGAGCACTGTACTAAAGATCATAGTCCCAGTTATGGCTACTTTTCTTCTTCTATTCACATGCATATGGCTTGTCTGCAAGTCAAGAG GGAAACATCAAAGCAAGAAAGTTCAGAAGAATCTACTGTGCTTGAACCCTTCCAACGAACTTGGGAACGAAAATCTAGAATTTCCATTGGTTAGCTTTGAAGACATCATCACTGCAACAAACAATTTCTCCGATTATAAAATGCTTGGGAAaggtggttttggaaaagtttacAAG GGAATGTTGGAAGGTGGCAAGGAAGTTGCTATCAAAAGGCTTAGTAAGGGTTCTATGCAAGGGATTGAGGAATTTAGAAATGAAGTAGTTCTGATTGCCAAACTGCAGCACAGAAACTTGGTTAGACTTCTTGGTTTCTGCATTCATGAAGATGAGAAGTTACTTATCTATGAGTTCTTATCTAACAAAAGCCTGGATGCTTTCCTTTTTG ATGCTACAAGAAAATCTTCGCTTCATTGGCCAACTCGGTTCAAAATAATTAAAGGGGTGGCAAGAGGGCTTCTTTATCTCCACCAAGATTCAAGACTAACAATAATTCATAGAGATCTCAAAGCAAGCAATATCTTATTGGACATAGACATGTGTCCCAAGATATCAGATTTTGGTATGGCCAGGATTTTTTGTGGAAGTGAACAACAAGCAAACACAACACGAGTTGTTGGAACATA CGGTTACATGTCTCCTGAATACGCTATGGAAGGCTCATTCTCTGTCAAGTCTGACACCTATAGTTTTGGTGTTCTACTACTGGAGACTGTGAGCGGCTTAAAGATCAGCTCACCCCACCTCATAATGAACTTTCCAAACCTCATTGCTTAT GCATGGAGCTTATGGAGAGATGGAAATGCAAGGGAATTCGTGGACTCATCGATTTCAGAGAGTTGTTCACTTCAGGAAGTTATACGGTGTATTCACTTGGGTCTTTTGTGTGTCCAAGACCATCCAAATGCCAGGCCACTCATGTCGTCCATTGTGTTCATGCTGGAGAATGAAACAACCCCACTCCCTACCCCAAACGAACCTCTATATTTTACAATCAGGAATTACGAAACTGATAGGTCAAACGAATACATCCAAACATCCCTGAATAACATGAGTATCACAACTCTAGAGGCGCGTTAG